Proteins encoded together in one Pseudobacteroides sp. window:
- a CDS encoding TetR/AcrR family transcriptional regulator codes for MVRISKDPEERKNEIVDAAEELFHTKGYDKTSVSDIVKKVGVAQGLFYYYFKCKDEILNALAEKYLSSLMKKTRKVTDNPQYDAVTKIHNLIEEMLDVLGVRKKGMMSLAKHFHNDDNMVMHQRVAKKYVELMTPVVAEVIRQGIREKSFDTEYPDEVTETLLMWAGLLHINIKFPLEYSEALEKRIMAIEDFVERLLGAKKGTMNFVQFGRWLKHD; via the coding sequence ATGGTAAGAATCTCAAAGGATCCGGAAGAGAGAAAAAACGAAATAGTAGATGCTGCTGAAGAGCTGTTTCATACAAAGGGATACGATAAGACATCGGTAAGTGATATCGTTAAAAAGGTAGGTGTTGCCCAGGGTCTCTTCTATTATTATTTTAAGTGTAAGGATGAAATACTAAATGCCCTAGCGGAAAAATACCTCAGCTCGCTGATGAAAAAAACCAGGAAGGTTACGGATAACCCGCAGTATGATGCTGTCACGAAAATACATAATCTCATTGAAGAGATGCTTGATGTATTGGGGGTCAGAAAAAAAGGTATGATGAGCCTGGCCAAGCACTTCCATAATGATGATAACATGGTAATGCATCAGAGAGTGGCAAAAAAGTATGTAGAGCTGATGACTCCAGTGGTTGCAGAGGTTATCAGACAGGGAATCAGGGAAAAAAGCTTTGATACGGAGTACCCTGATGAAGTGACCGAAACTCTTCTTATGTGGGCCGGTTTGCTCCATATAAACATCAAATTTCCATTAGAGTACTCAGAGGCATTAGAGAAGAGGATTATGGCCATAGAGGATTTTGTGGAAAGGCTATTGGGTGCTAAAAAAGGTACAATGAACTTTGTTCAATTTGGAAGGTGGTTAAAACATGACTAA
- a CDS encoding ABC transporter permease: MNKLNKMLIREILKNKWQFISAALVIFAGITIFTATIISYRNLKNSMDYSYEKYRFLDFQAKTVGANITSDLIEKIMKLDGVEKVMGRLTADASGNLKGKQKLSVRVLSVPDQGMPPINSISVMSGNYPVSNNECLLSNRFGKYHDIKNGDTISISINNKDLSLKVAGLALGPEFFKLMKSPSSLSDSDGDFGLVFIRESKLSSMLNSKGNYNEVHIIFSKDANKEEVIKKTEELLMPIGLMSSTERSRQLSHIMVSDDIDQIKTLAAVIPVLFLLVAAAIIYIMQKRIIANQRVIIGSLKALGYGDIRILFHYIKFSVLLSLMGSIPAILAGTILSKIMTYEMYLKMYEFPKVITSSSLDLFAVSILLSLLFCVVGSLNAAKKILKIEPAQAMRSEAPKAGRRILVERLTFLWKRLDFGWKVTLRNVFRSRQRSLLTVMGFVFSIMLFVVVFSVTDTVDNVLDFHFNTQQAQDYTADFKQPLPFQNAVNLSKRSGDSKAEPILELPIEISKEAQKRDTKLIAVQKDMKLNKLIDDNGNNMAIPDDGILVANGIAKKLSIKKGDFIKVKLYYKEAKVVTLKVEGIIKQAIGFNCYMNIDAVTRYLSAPKYATGLLVKTLDSNKEPLEKSLLNIPEVESVESRQKALTTVKSLIKLIYIFVGFMAVFCVIMGFSIIFITTVINLTERTRELASLKVLGYSDREIGRTIFRENIILGIIALIPGILFGITLSNLIIPELNSRLMYLESVISVRTYTVTILSVLLYISLAQLTIRKSIKNLDMVEVLKNREA; this comes from the coding sequence ATGAACAAGCTAAACAAAATGCTCATCAGAGAAATATTAAAAAACAAATGGCAGTTTATATCAGCAGCCTTGGTTATTTTTGCAGGAATCACCATATTTACTGCAACTATAATTTCGTATAGGAATCTGAAAAATTCAATGGATTACAGTTATGAAAAGTATAGATTTTTAGATTTCCAAGCAAAGACTGTAGGTGCAAATATCACAAGTGACCTTATAGAAAAGATCATGAAGCTGGACGGAGTGGAAAAGGTCATGGGAAGACTTACTGCCGATGCATCAGGCAATTTAAAGGGTAAGCAAAAGCTTTCGGTAAGAGTCCTATCAGTTCCTGATCAGGGTATGCCCCCCATAAACAGCATCTCAGTAATGTCAGGTAATTATCCTGTAAGCAATAATGAATGCCTCTTATCAAACAGGTTCGGTAAGTACCATGACATAAAAAACGGAGATACAATAAGCATTTCCATAAATAATAAAGACTTAAGCCTTAAAGTGGCAGGTCTTGCACTGGGCCCGGAATTCTTCAAGCTCATGAAGTCCCCCTCTTCCCTTTCTGACTCCGACGGAGATTTCGGGCTGGTTTTTATTAGAGAATCCAAACTCTCTTCAATGCTCAATTCAAAGGGAAACTACAATGAGGTTCATATTATTTTTTCCAAAGATGCTAATAAGGAGGAAGTTATTAAAAAGACAGAAGAACTCCTAATGCCCATAGGCTTAATGTCATCAACAGAACGCAGCAGGCAGCTTAGCCATATTATGGTCAGTGACGATATTGATCAGATCAAAACCCTTGCAGCAGTAATCCCAGTACTTTTTTTATTGGTGGCAGCAGCTATAATATACATAATGCAAAAAAGGATAATTGCAAATCAGCGGGTAATAATCGGGTCTCTTAAGGCTTTAGGCTATGGGGACATAAGAATACTTTTTCATTATATTAAGTTTTCTGTTTTGCTTTCTCTAATGGGCTCAATACCGGCAATACTTGCAGGCACAATATTAAGTAAGATTATGACCTATGAAATGTACCTTAAAATGTATGAGTTCCCCAAGGTAATAACAAGCTCTAGCCTTGATCTCTTTGCTGTTTCAATTCTGTTAAGCCTTTTGTTTTGTGTGGTCGGGAGTCTAAATGCAGCAAAAAAGATTCTAAAAATTGAGCCTGCACAGGCAATGCGGTCTGAAGCACCAAAAGCAGGCAGGCGGATCCTTGTTGAAAGATTGACTTTCCTGTGGAAAAGGCTTGATTTTGGCTGGAAGGTTACTTTAAGAAACGTATTCAGAAGCCGCCAAAGATCTCTTTTGACCGTAATGGGATTTGTATTCTCCATCATGCTTTTTGTTGTAGTGTTTTCTGTAACCGACACAGTAGACAATGTACTCGACTTTCACTTTAATACTCAACAAGCTCAGGACTATACAGCAGATTTCAAACAGCCACTTCCCTTCCAAAATGCTGTGAATTTATCAAAAAGAAGTGGTGACTCTAAGGCTGAACCCATTCTTGAACTCCCCATTGAAATTAGTAAAGAAGCCCAAAAGAGGGATACCAAGCTGATAGCAGTACAAAAAGATATGAAACTTAACAAATTGATTGATGATAATGGTAATAATATGGCTATTCCTGATGACGGTATACTTGTAGCCAACGGCATTGCCAAAAAGCTGTCTATAAAAAAAGGAGACTTTATAAAAGTAAAACTATACTACAAAGAGGCTAAAGTGGTAACTTTAAAGGTTGAGGGCATAATAAAGCAAGCAATTGGTTTTAACTGTTATATGAACATTGATGCAGTCACAAGATATTTAAGTGCACCAAAATATGCTACCGGGCTGCTGGTAAAAACATTGGATAGCAACAAGGAACCATTGGAAAAAAGTCTTTTAAACATACCTGAAGTAGAATCTGTTGAAAGCCGCCAAAAAGCATTAACCACCGTTAAGTCTCTTATCAAGCTTATTTACATTTTCGTGGGATTTATGGCAGTATTTTGCGTGATAATGGGCTTTTCAATCATTTTCATAACAACAGTTATCAACCTTACAGAAAGGACCAGAGAGCTTGCTTCTTTGAAGGTATTAGGCTATTCTGATAGAGAAATAGGCCGGACAATATTCAGAGAAAACATAATTCTTGGAATCATTGCTCTTATACCGGGCATTTTATTTGGTATAACACTTAGCAATCTTATTATCCCCGAGCTTAACAGCAGGCTCATGTATTTGGAATCGGTCATTTCTGTTAGGACATATACAGTAACCATATTAAGTGTATTGTTATATATTTCCCTTGCACAGCTTACTATCAGAAAGAGCATAAAAAACCTTGACATGGTGGAGGTTTTGAAAAACAGAGAGGCTTAA
- a CDS encoding ABC transporter ATP-binding protein, whose protein sequence is MTNTIFKLDRIMKEYKSGDVSVLALKNTSFEIKKGELVVVLGPSGSGKSTLLNIIGGMDLPTEGHVVFDGEDISTYDNKKLTLFRRNKIGFIFQFYNLMPNLTAKENVEISTEISKNSLSTDEVLEKVGLKDRSNHFPAQMSGGEQQRVAIARAIAKNPDVLLCDEPTGALDYSTGIKVLALLKEINKTMGKTVIIITHNQPIAQMADKVVKMRSGEIASIYENKNPVDPETIEW, encoded by the coding sequence ATGACTAACACAATATTTAAGCTTGATAGGATTATGAAGGAATACAAGTCTGGTGATGTTTCGGTATTGGCACTAAAGAACACATCCTTTGAAATCAAAAAGGGAGAACTTGTAGTTGTTTTGGGTCCGAGCGGATCGGGAAAAAGCACCCTCCTAAACATAATCGGTGGGATGGATCTTCCTACTGAAGGACATGTGGTTTTCGACGGCGAAGATATTTCAACCTATGACAATAAAAAACTCACTCTTTTCAGAAGAAACAAAATAGGCTTTATATTTCAATTTTACAACCTTATGCCCAATCTCACCGCCAAAGAAAACGTGGAAATATCCACTGAAATATCTAAAAATTCATTAAGCACAGATGAGGTTTTGGAGAAGGTGGGTTTAAAGGACAGGAGCAATCACTTCCCAGCCCAAATGAGCGGTGGTGAACAACAGAGAGTAGCCATAGCACGAGCTATAGCTAAAAATCCTGATGTGCTTCTATGCGATGAACCTACAGGTGCACTTGATTATTCTACAGGCATCAAGGTCCTTGCACTTCTTAAAGAAATTAATAAAACCATGGGAAAAACCGTCATTATAATAACCCATAACCAGCCTATTGCTCAAATGGCAGATAAAGTGGTTAAAATGCGAAGCGGAGAAATTGCAAGCATTTATGAGAACAAAAATCCCGTTGATCCTGAAACTATAGAATGGTAG
- a CDS encoding stalk domain-containing protein, producing the protein MKNIRIKIISGAALAVLIFSSLIVFKSQAFAETGNNGIKVAIDEKFLTFDVAPTVVSGRTMVPLRVIFEGLGASVTWDDKTKTVIGKKQGKTVKLTINNKNAYVNGKLIKIDVPPKVISGRTLVPTRFIAESLGTDVYWEEKAKIVSIIPPKAIKFSDAKLESAIRAALKKTTGSITTTDAKKVKTLNLENKGITNIEGLQYFRGLTELNLIENKVKDIMKLGSLTELKTLKMDKNRVYDISPLKYLTKLTVVWIQENHVKDLSPLKELTGMRGLVLTYNQIFDISPLANMKKLDYLYIAGNPITDINILKGLKNINKLIFEDYTNYKNSDKIDQQLFDKYNKLENKVKEIIANVIKPEMTELEKEMALHDYIVTHVRYDMENFKKNTIPANRHTVYGALIENSAVCDGYARSLQLLLNRVGIESIMVTGNTDNINGSVDPKRTLHAWNIVKINGAYYQVDPTFDDRDLENGRSDITYYYFNLSDKQMGLNYIWDREAYPQCTTDGAVFDLQNREKRNAIVTDNQYFFINDKKNIIKKSFDGKKTNVGGDKANQILLHGDWIYYINETDGNNIYKIKTDGTSRSKLGDGKANEIEIAGESIYYIKDNKIWRMNLDGSNQSTVNSDVSALWVDIIGETMYYKVFNYGIGGRLVKSDLNGNNRVDICSDEPAGFVHSSNGGASFWYRHNEHIVGDWIYYINAYDQKSIYKIKTDGTERTKITADSVMDNNYPDINIVDNYIYYRNASDGDKLYRIKADGTNRQALE; encoded by the coding sequence ATGAAAAATATCAGAATCAAAATTATTTCCGGTGCTGCTCTGGCAGTATTGATATTCTCAAGCCTTATTGTGTTTAAATCACAGGCTTTTGCCGAAACCGGTAATAATGGTATTAAAGTAGCTATTGACGAAAAGTTTTTGACATTTGATGTTGCACCCACTGTTGTTTCAGGAAGAACTATGGTGCCTTTGAGAGTCATATTTGAAGGACTTGGTGCATCGGTAACATGGGATGACAAAACAAAGACTGTAATTGGAAAAAAACAGGGAAAGACTGTTAAGCTTACTATTAACAATAAAAATGCTTATGTAAACGGCAAACTTATCAAAATTGATGTGCCGCCCAAGGTGATAAGCGGCAGGACATTGGTTCCTACAAGGTTTATAGCTGAGAGCCTTGGAACAGACGTTTATTGGGAAGAAAAAGCTAAAATAGTAAGTATAATACCGCCTAAAGCGATCAAATTTTCAGATGCAAAGTTGGAATCGGCAATTAGAGCAGCATTGAAAAAAACAACCGGAAGTATTACCACCACAGATGCCAAAAAAGTTAAAACACTCAATCTTGAGAATAAAGGAATAACTAACATTGAAGGCTTGCAGTATTTCAGAGGGCTTACAGAACTTAACCTAATAGAGAATAAGGTTAAGGATATTATGAAGCTAGGCTCACTTACAGAATTGAAAACACTCAAAATGGATAAAAACAGGGTGTATGATATTTCGCCGCTAAAGTATTTAACCAAATTAACGGTGGTTTGGATTCAAGAAAACCACGTGAAGGATTTAAGTCCACTTAAAGAATTAACAGGCATGAGAGGTCTTGTTCTGACTTACAATCAGATTTTTGACATATCTCCCCTTGCCAACATGAAGAAGCTGGATTACCTTTATATTGCGGGTAATCCAATTACAGATATAAATATTTTAAAGGGACTAAAAAATATTAACAAGCTGATTTTCGAGGATTATACCAACTATAAAAATTCTGACAAAATAGATCAACAATTATTTGATAAGTACAATAAGCTTGAAAATAAAGTAAAAGAAATAATAGCCAATGTAATAAAGCCTGAAATGACAGAATTGGAAAAGGAGATGGCATTACACGATTATATTGTCACCCATGTAAGATATGATATGGAGAATTTTAAAAAAAATACAATTCCTGCTAATAGACATACTGTTTATGGTGCACTTATTGAAAATAGTGCAGTATGTGACGGGTATGCAAGGTCACTTCAGCTACTTTTAAACAGGGTTGGCATCGAGTCTATAATGGTGACAGGAAATACTGACAACATAAACGGCTCTGTGGACCCAAAAAGAACACTCCACGCATGGAATATAGTCAAAATAAATGGGGCTTACTACCAAGTTGATCCGACATTTGATGACAGGGATCTTGAAAACGGAAGAAGTGATATAACTTACTATTATTTCAATTTATCGGATAAACAAATGGGTCTTAATTACATATGGGATAGGGAAGCATATCCTCAATGTACTACTGATGGAGCTGTATTTGATTTGCAAAACAGGGAGAAAAGAAATGCTATTGTAACGGATAATCAGTACTTTTTTATAAATGATAAAAAGAACATAATTAAAAAATCTTTTGACGGTAAAAAAACAAATGTTGGCGGTGATAAGGCGAATCAAATCCTGCTCCACGGTGACTGGATCTACTATATAAACGAAACTGACGGGAATAATATTTATAAAATAAAGACTGATGGTACATCAAGGAGCAAACTTGGTGATGGAAAAGCAAATGAAATAGAAATAGCAGGGGAAAGTATTTATTATATCAAAGACAATAAAATATGGAGAATGAACCTGGATGGATCTAACCAGTCAACAGTTAATTCAGATGTTTCCGCTTTATGGGTTGATATTATAGGCGAAACTATGTATTATAAGGTTTTTAATTATGGGATTGGGGGAAGACTTGTAAAATCAGATCTTAACGGGAATAACAGAGTAGATATCTGTTCTGACGAGCCGGCAGGTTTTGTACATAGCAGCAATGGGGGAGCCAGCTTCTGGTATAGGCATAATGAACATATAGTAGGTGATTGGATATATTATATAAATGCATATGATCAGAAAAGCATATATAAAATCAAAACAGATGGTACCGAGAGGACCAAAATAACAGCGGACAGCGTAATGGATAATAATTACCCTGATATAAACATTGTAGATAATTATATTTACTATAGAAATGCATCGGACGGAGATAAGCTTTACAGGATAAAAGCAGACGGTACAAACAGGCAGGCATTGGAATAG